A single genomic interval of Brevibacillus brevis harbors:
- a CDS encoding 3-hydroxyacyl-CoA dehydrogenase family protein, with translation MKTFESIGIIGAGIMGSDLTLDLASHGYRVILKDLHPDILEKAKQKMREDFKLVKLMKKEIPVKDIEQVLSNVVFTTSYDDFYTVPFVIENITENWEAKKQVYLELKEFCPQDTIYGVNTSCISITKVGSLLPKPENVIGMHFMNPVPLKQMVEIIKGYYTSEQTIQTIKNFLESIDKKPVLVNDSPGFVTNRVLMLMINECIWAIHDQVATPQDLDKIFRLGFSHKMGPLATADLIGLDTILHSIEVLYESFNDPKYRPCPLLVKMVDAGLLGKKSGKGFFDYTAALAQTTR, from the coding sequence ATGAAAACATTCGAATCGATTGGGATTATCGGAGCAGGAATTATGGGATCGGATTTGACCTTGGACCTGGCGAGTCATGGATACCGTGTCATTTTGAAGGACCTGCATCCCGACATTTTGGAAAAAGCAAAACAGAAGATGAGAGAAGATTTTAAGCTTGTAAAGCTGATGAAAAAAGAGATTCCAGTAAAAGACATTGAGCAAGTGCTTTCCAATGTTGTGTTTACTACATCTTACGACGATTTTTATACCGTTCCCTTCGTGATTGAAAACATCACGGAAAATTGGGAGGCAAAAAAGCAGGTCTACCTAGAATTGAAAGAATTTTGCCCTCAAGACACGATATATGGAGTCAACACAAGCTGCATCTCCATCACCAAGGTTGGCTCACTACTTCCCAAGCCGGAAAATGTTATCGGGATGCACTTCATGAATCCTGTGCCACTTAAGCAGATGGTAGAGATCATCAAAGGCTACTATACCTCCGAACAAACCATCCAAACAATCAAAAACTTTCTGGAGTCGATCGACAAAAAGCCTGTGCTGGTCAATGATTCGCCGGGTTTTGTGACGAACCGCGTGCTGATGCTGATGATCAATGAATGTATTTGGGCAATTCACGATCAAGTGGCGACGCCTCAGGACCTCGACAAAATATTCCGATTAGGATTTAGCCATAAAATGGGACCGTTAGCGACTGCTGATTTGATCGGATTGGACACTATTTTACACTCGATTGAAGTTTTGTATGAGAGCTTTAACGATCCTAAATATCGTCCATGCCCGCTGTTAGTCAAAATGGTAGATGCTGGATTACTCGGAAAGAAAAGCGGAAAAGGGTTCTTTGATTACACGGCTGCATTGGCACAAACTACCAGGTAG
- a CDS encoding cyclic peptide export ABC transporter — MRKGISAWLILLLLTMIFPLQLQAETAVEGSLSKEEIASIESWIDQKMQDGKIPGASVVIVKGEQTVYNRGFGYADMAAKSPVTTQTLFELGSTTKAFTGLAILSLEEQGLLNLKDPVQKYLPWFQVKDAEGHTPEITLEQLLHHTSGIPFHTIGEIPVGEESDALERTVRKVVGQTLDFSPGERFLYASMNYDVLGLVIEKVTGEPFEQYVKDNVLTPIGLTHSYLFRNEAERHEMAKGYKIGFLGAREYQAPVYRGNTPAGYIISNSEDMAIWLKSQLGSITNNNVSSGLINRSHQPDRSVLPNIDSSSYAAGWFVYQKGSGELSHGGSNPNYSSSVVIRPGEKLGVAVLTNINSAHTQAMGQGIMEILRQKKPPENVSDLYSSVDNVSVAILCIAIPLILLTAWFAIVALGEIARKKRMRSGGFGKNAYRFVLLLLCLGLSGYCFYQIPSVLFDGVSWDFVDVWAPSSFVIAIQSLFVGIVLFAFYYFITVVFPKSHDRTFFPIIVLSTVSGLGNALIIFIINEALNHTDRFQGGLLSFFVMGIVIYVFGQRLVRAKLITITNEMVFQKRTELIDKILKSPYQNIETIEKERIYSVLNNDTETISGVSNILIFGVTSLVTLLCCFIYLGMVNIYGLLISIFVIMVAAGLYFMAGRYANRVWEETRDIQNTFFKFINHMIGGFKELSIHKGKKGQFQEELQESCDTYRTKRIQGDLSFANVFVMGELLFTFVIGVVAFVFPVVFDDIANSSLRAYIFVFLYMTSPVHGVLDAIPNFIRVRISWNRLNELSRQLETGETKQSERVKEASPASEIIHLEVKDVEYHYKNQEGEQFTVGPVNLSFHSGQVTFITGGNGSGKSTLGKLLVGLYKPDQGEILLNGQQLEELSQNFAAIFSDFHLFEKMYGIDVKMKEQEIQEYLLKLGMNHKLQIQHGGFSTVNLSTGQRKRLALLISCMEDRPIYFFDEWAADQDPEFREYFYYNLIPEMKQKGKCVIAITHDDRYFHVADQLLKMEVGQVTHEQLKQHA, encoded by the coding sequence ATGAGAAAAGGGATCTCGGCATGGCTTATTTTGCTTCTGCTCACCATGATTTTCCCCCTGCAGCTACAGGCAGAAACGGCAGTAGAAGGTAGTTTGAGTAAAGAAGAAATCGCATCAATCGAATCGTGGATTGACCAAAAAATGCAGGATGGCAAGATCCCGGGAGCCTCCGTTGTCATTGTAAAAGGGGAACAAACCGTCTACAACCGAGGGTTTGGTTATGCGGATATGGCAGCAAAGAGCCCGGTGACCACACAAACTTTATTCGAGCTTGGGTCCACCACCAAGGCGTTTACGGGTCTGGCGATATTGTCGCTGGAGGAACAAGGATTACTCAATCTGAAAGATCCTGTGCAAAAGTACCTCCCTTGGTTTCAGGTGAAGGATGCAGAAGGACATACGCCAGAAATCACATTGGAGCAACTGCTCCATCATACAAGCGGAATTCCTTTTCATACGATTGGTGAAATTCCAGTCGGCGAAGAGTCTGACGCGCTGGAGCGAACCGTCCGCAAAGTGGTAGGGCAGACATTGGACTTTTCCCCCGGAGAAAGATTTCTTTATGCTTCCATGAACTACGATGTACTAGGTTTGGTCATTGAAAAGGTAACGGGTGAGCCTTTTGAACAGTATGTGAAAGACAACGTGTTGACGCCGATTGGACTTACTCATTCGTATTTGTTCCGAAATGAAGCCGAGCGGCATGAGATGGCAAAAGGGTATAAAATCGGTTTTTTGGGGGCGAGAGAATACCAGGCTCCTGTGTATCGCGGCAATACGCCAGCCGGATATATCATTTCCAATAGCGAGGACATGGCAATCTGGCTCAAAAGTCAGCTAGGCTCGATTACAAATAATAATGTGAGCAGCGGGTTGATTAATCGGTCCCATCAGCCGGATCGATCCGTTTTGCCGAATATAGATAGTTCCTCGTATGCGGCGGGTTGGTTCGTCTACCAAAAAGGCAGTGGCGAACTCTCTCATGGCGGAAGCAATCCGAATTACTCTTCCTCAGTAGTAATACGTCCGGGAGAGAAACTCGGAGTAGCGGTATTAACGAATATCAACTCTGCCCATACGCAGGCAATGGGCCAAGGAATCATGGAAATCCTGCGTCAAAAGAAACCACCGGAAAATGTTTCCGATCTCTACAGCAGTGTGGATAATGTGTCGGTTGCCATCCTGTGCATAGCGATACCGTTGATCCTGCTTACTGCATGGTTTGCCATTGTTGCGCTTGGCGAAATCGCCCGAAAAAAGAGGATGCGATCCGGGGGATTCGGGAAAAATGCGTATCGATTTGTGCTGTTGCTTCTGTGTCTGGGGCTGTCCGGGTATTGCTTTTATCAAATTCCTTCGGTTTTATTTGACGGGGTCTCATGGGACTTCGTCGATGTTTGGGCACCTTCAAGTTTTGTCATCGCCATTCAAAGCTTATTTGTCGGGATTGTTTTGTTTGCGTTCTATTACTTCATAACGGTGGTCTTTCCAAAATCGCATGATCGTACCTTTTTTCCCATTATCGTCCTTAGTACGGTGAGTGGATTGGGCAATGCCTTGATAATTTTTATCATTAACGAGGCGCTTAACCATACTGACCGGTTTCAGGGCGGATTGCTATCCTTTTTTGTGATGGGAATCGTCATCTATGTTTTTGGACAAAGATTGGTACGGGCTAAACTGATTACGATTACAAATGAGATGGTTTTCCAAAAGAGAACGGAGTTGATTGATAAAATACTGAAATCTCCGTATCAAAATATTGAAACCATTGAAAAAGAACGAATTTATTCCGTGTTGAACAACGATACAGAAACGATCAGCGGTGTGTCCAACATCCTGATTTTCGGGGTCACCAGTTTGGTTACGTTGCTGTGCTGTTTCATCTATTTAGGGATGGTCAATATTTACGGATTGCTGATTTCCATTTTCGTTATTATGGTCGCTGCCGGCCTTTATTTTATGGCAGGAAGGTACGCCAATCGCGTCTGGGAAGAAACCAGGGATATTCAAAACACGTTTTTCAAGTTCATTAATCACATGATTGGCGGTTTCAAGGAGCTTAGCATCCACAAAGGTAAAAAAGGACAATTTCAGGAGGAGCTGCAGGAAAGCTGTGACACGTACCGGACTAAACGGATTCAGGGAGATTTGAGCTTTGCCAATGTATTTGTTATGGGCGAACTTCTGTTTACCTTTGTGATCGGGGTCGTTGCGTTTGTTTTTCCTGTCGTCTTTGATGACATTGCAAACAGTTCCTTAAGAGCGTATATCTTTGTGTTTTTGTATATGACAAGTCCTGTTCACGGCGTTTTGGACGCGATCCCTAATTTTATTCGGGTCAGGATTAGCTGGAACCGATTAAACGAATTGTCGAGGCAGTTGGAAACAGGTGAGACAAAACAATCAGAGCGAGTCAAAGAGGCATCGCCTGCAAGCGAGATCATTCACTTAGAGGTCAAAGATGTTGAATATCATTATAAAAACCAAGAGGGAGAACAGTTTACAGTCGGGCCCGTTAATCTGAGCTTCCATTCCGGGCAAGTCACCTTCATTACAGGAGGAAACGGGAGCGGAAAATCGACTCTGGGTAAACTGTTAGTAGGGTTGTACAAACCTGACCAAGGCGAAATTTTACTGAATGGTCAGCAGCTTGAAGAGTTAAGTCAAAATTTTGCGGCCATCTTCAGCGATTTTCACCTCTTTGAAAAGATGTATGGCATCGACGTGAAAATGAAAGAACAAGAAATTCAAGAATATTTGCTGAAATTAGGCATGAACCATAAGTTGCAAATCCAACATGGAGGATTCAGTACCGTCAATCTGTCCACGGGACAAAGAAAAAGATTGGCCTTGCTTATCAGTTGTATGGAGGATCGACCTATCTATTTCTTTGACGAATGGGCTGCCGATCAGGACCCTGAGTTCAGAGAATATTTCTACTATAACCTCATCCCTGAGATGAAACAAAAAGGAAAATGCGTCATTGCCATTACGCATGACGACAGGTATTTCCATGTAGCCGATCAACTTTTAAAAATGGAAGTTGGTCAAGTTACCCACGAACAGTTGAAACAACATGCGTAA
- a CDS encoding phosphopantetheine-binding protein, with protein sequence MQLHEQIREFILANLVVFDDDVDFTNDDNIFELGFVNSLFAMKLVTFIESEFRLTIESDEMEISNFNTINNIVNFIQSKSVYK encoded by the coding sequence ATGCAACTTCATGAACAAATTCGTGAGTTTATTCTGGCTAATCTGGTTGTATTCGATGATGATGTTGATTTCACGAATGACGACAATATTTTTGAGCTAGGCTTCGTCAATTCATTGTTTGCCATGAAACTCGTCACTTTCATTGAGAGCGAGTTTCGCTTGACCATCGAAAGCGACGAAATGGAAATTTCGAATTTCAATACCATTAACAATATCGTGAACTTTATCCAGTCAAAATCGGTTTATAAATGA
- a CDS encoding HAD-IIIC family phosphatase: MDIKNGVKCVVWDLDNTIWNGVLSEGDDVALNPRIKEILEQLDQRGILQSIASKNNYDDAMRKLKEFEIDRYFLYPQIHWEPKSKSVGIIQQSINIGMDTLLFIDDQPFELDEVKSVHESINCVHVDRYTELLSHPSLIPAFITEDSKKRREMYLQDIQRKQEEESFTGTNEEFLKTLDMKFIISEAQEDCLKRAEELTVRTNQLNSTGRIYSYDELNYFRNSPDHKLYVCELTDKYGSYGKIGIALVEITETHWHIKLLIMSCRVISRGVGTVLLTHIMQQAQLANKRLLADFKNTERNKMMYVSYRFSNFKEVSKEEDGFVILENDLTQIQKFPPYINVLVQ, encoded by the coding sequence ATGGATATTAAAAACGGGGTTAAATGTGTAGTCTGGGATTTAGACAATACGATTTGGAATGGCGTTTTATCGGAAGGGGACGATGTAGCCTTAAACCCTCGGATCAAAGAAATATTGGAACAACTTGATCAGAGGGGCATTTTGCAATCGATTGCGAGTAAAAACAATTACGATGACGCGATGCGCAAGCTGAAAGAGTTTGAGATTGACCGCTATTTTCTTTACCCGCAAATTCATTGGGAGCCCAAGTCAAAATCCGTAGGGATTATCCAGCAGTCGATTAATATTGGAATGGATACCCTTTTGTTTATCGATGATCAGCCCTTTGAACTGGATGAAGTGAAAAGCGTACATGAATCTATCAATTGTGTCCACGTCGACCGATATACAGAGTTGTTGTCCCACCCTTCGTTGATTCCAGCTTTCATTACAGAAGATTCGAAAAAAAGGCGGGAAATGTATCTACAAGACATTCAGCGCAAGCAGGAGGAGGAATCCTTCACAGGGACAAACGAAGAATTTTTAAAAACGTTAGACATGAAGTTTATCATCAGCGAGGCGCAGGAAGATTGCTTGAAACGCGCAGAAGAGCTAACGGTTCGCACCAATCAATTGAACTCGACGGGACGGATTTACAGCTACGATGAACTCAATTATTTCCGAAATTCACCCGACCACAAATTATATGTCTGTGAGCTCACAGATAAATACGGGTCATACGGGAAAATAGGAATCGCATTGGTTGAAATAACCGAAACTCATTGGCATATCAAATTGCTTATTATGTCGTGCAGAGTGATTTCCAGAGGTGTTGGTACCGTATTGCTAACCCATATCATGCAGCAGGCACAGCTAGCCAACAAGAGACTGCTAGCTGACTTTAAAAATACGGAGAGAAACAAGATGATGTATGTATCCTATCGTTTTTCCAATTTCAAGGAAGTCTCCAAAGAAGAAGACGGCTTTGTCATTTTGGAAAACGATTTGACCCAGATACAAAAATTTCCCCCTTACATCAATGTTCTCGTTCAGTAA
- a CDS encoding acyl-CoA dehydrogenase family protein, whose translation MKITSPHSILEEVRQFVDEEIRPYATDFEKQQALPRELIKKMGNKRYLAASFSEQYGGLQLHPLEYGSMVEEIGKGALSAAMLLTVTTGLVGETLIRWGTEYQKEQYVLPIASGEKIGAFALTEPGVGSGAKDVQTSYEKVGDKYRITGRKKWISFGEIADFFIVIASDSSGNGISAFIVDREQEGVRVQKIQGLLSCAASQLADIELTNVEVGSERLIGKEGMGFTGVANFALDQGRFNVAWMGVGLAQEALEVMVTYARKRTQSGEKIFNFQLIKGIIGDATTNVHAARSLCKEAARMRADNHPDAIVQTTMAKYFSSVVANKVASDAVQVLGANGCSNLYPVERLFREAKVLEIIEGSSQIQQQIIAMHAANRHYQPKRVTEL comes from the coding sequence ATGAAGATAACAAGCCCGCATAGCATTCTTGAAGAAGTAAGACAATTTGTAGACGAAGAAATTAGGCCATATGCTACTGATTTTGAAAAGCAACAAGCACTCCCAAGGGAACTAATCAAAAAAATGGGGAACAAACGATATTTGGCTGCAAGCTTTTCTGAGCAATATGGGGGCTTGCAGCTGCACCCGCTTGAATATGGGAGCATGGTTGAAGAGATTGGCAAAGGGGCTTTGTCTGCTGCGATGCTCCTGACGGTTACAACCGGATTGGTAGGCGAAACACTCATCCGCTGGGGGACCGAGTACCAGAAAGAACAGTACGTTCTTCCCATCGCGAGCGGGGAGAAGATCGGTGCTTTTGCGTTGACTGAGCCGGGCGTGGGAAGCGGTGCGAAGGATGTGCAAACCTCTTACGAAAAAGTAGGCGACAAATATCGGATAACGGGGCGCAAGAAATGGATATCGTTCGGAGAGATCGCCGACTTTTTTATTGTTATAGCGTCGGACTCATCAGGGAATGGCATCAGTGCCTTTATCGTCGACCGTGAACAAGAGGGAGTTCGCGTTCAAAAGATACAGGGGCTGCTCTCTTGTGCAGCTTCACAGCTTGCGGATATTGAATTGACGAACGTAGAAGTGGGCAGCGAGAGGCTGATTGGCAAGGAAGGAATGGGCTTCACGGGTGTTGCCAACTTCGCTCTGGATCAGGGAAGATTTAATGTCGCCTGGATGGGCGTCGGGTTGGCGCAGGAGGCGTTGGAAGTAATGGTTACGTACGCGAGAAAAAGAACCCAATCCGGAGAGAAAATCTTTAACTTTCAACTTATCAAAGGGATCATTGGCGACGCCACTACGAACGTTCATGCTGCCCGTTCGCTATGCAAGGAGGCTGCTCGGATGCGTGCGGATAATCACCCGGATGCGATCGTACAAACGACAATGGCAAAATACTTTTCGTCAGTGGTGGCTAACAAGGTTGCCTCCGATGCAGTTCAAGTCCTCGGCGCTAACGGTTGCAGCAACCTCTATCCGGTAGAACGGCTTTTTCGAGAGGCGAAAGTACTGGAGATCATTGAAGGGTCTTCTCAAATTCAGCAGCAAATCATTGCGATGCATGCCGCAAATAGACATTATCAGCCTAAGAGGGTAACGGAACTATGA
- a CDS encoding SAM-dependent methyltransferase yields the protein MIYTTKNTSADFDWTEYFTRLHNGEIPSLDTHIYFQNIRHLLSENAHLLGLVLGDVLRKLLRGVQIKTEPRMLELGAGTGFLTRLLLTMYQGSGVLVDNCQTSFNAYNKIADKHADHITYILQDLFTLELEETFDVVCSFGLIEHFKEKNEILSVHKQFCKEDGHMILVVPMDSFLTRAYYEVHPEINLGYRELLTKKTALEQLRASGLEPIRAEVSQGYVYDFLAILCK from the coding sequence ATGATTTATACGACGAAAAATACAAGTGCAGATTTTGATTGGACCGAGTATTTTACCAGGTTACACAACGGGGAGATCCCAAGTCTCGATACGCATATCTATTTTCAAAACATCCGTCATTTGTTAAGTGAAAATGCTCACTTATTAGGATTGGTGCTCGGTGACGTGCTGCGAAAGCTTTTAAGAGGCGTTCAGATCAAGACTGAGCCAAGAATGCTTGAGCTTGGTGCGGGTACCGGATTTTTGACGCGTCTTTTGCTTACCATGTACCAAGGGAGCGGGGTTTTGGTAGATAATTGCCAAACCTCCTTCAACGCCTATAACAAGATAGCGGATAAACATGCCGATCATATTACTTATATACTCCAAGATCTGTTTACGTTAGAGCTGGAAGAAACGTTTGATGTTGTTTGCAGTTTTGGCTTGATTGAACATTTTAAAGAGAAGAACGAAATCTTGTCCGTACATAAACAATTTTGTAAAGAAGATGGACATATGATTTTGGTCGTTCCCATGGATAGCTTTTTGACTCGGGCCTATTACGAGGTTCACCCTGAAATCAACTTGGGATACAGAGAGCTATTGACCAAGAAGACTGCACTGGAGCAGCTCAGAGCCAGTGGTTTGGAGCCGATTCGCGCAGAAGTCAGTCAGGGCTATGTCTACGATTTTTTGGCGATTTTATGTAAATGA